The following are encoded together in the Arcticibacterium luteifluviistationis genome:
- a CDS encoding nucleoside deaminase, whose translation MKKTIPVLCLSLLLFGCQTNKKLANTIMSPLNQVEEISEMQNERDEIFLLLAYSLVYNDWQPESVPRFERRGYNIGTVLVNAQNEPVYAGLNAINSTDNATQHGEVRAITGYLEENGGYNLKDFTVYTTLEPCIMCAGMITMTNVKRVVIGQKDFDYSHAFERLAIDTRAVEGFPPYPRKSDIYYPNLSVSQKLDIAFANFLKTEEEKYLARFLSSEIAKSIFKEAENEFLNYQVKFSENQDILTKTREFYIKS comes from the coding sequence ATGAAAAAAACAATTCCGGTTCTTTGCCTTTCTCTACTACTATTCGGCTGCCAGACTAACAAAAAACTAGCAAACACTATTATGTCTCCCTTAAATCAGGTTGAAGAGATCTCTGAAATGCAAAATGAACGAGATGAAATATTCTTACTCCTAGCTTACTCCTTAGTTTATAATGATTGGCAACCTGAATCCGTACCCCGTTTTGAAAGGAGAGGATATAACATAGGTACAGTTTTAGTGAATGCTCAAAATGAACCTGTTTACGCTGGACTAAACGCCATAAACTCTACGGACAATGCTACCCAGCATGGCGAAGTTAGAGCTATTACAGGCTATTTAGAAGAAAATGGAGGTTACAACCTAAAAGATTTCACGGTCTACACCACCTTGGAGCCATGTATTATGTGTGCAGGAATGATCACGATGACAAATGTAAAACGCGTAGTAATTGGTCAGAAGGATTTTGACTACAGCCATGCGTTTGAACGCCTAGCTATAGATACACGTGCAGTAGAAGGTTTCCCTCCATATCCGAGAAAGTCCGATATTTATTACCCTAATTTAAGTGTCTCTCAAAAACTGGATATAGCTTTCGCTAACTTTCTAAAAACAGAAGAAGAAAAGTACTTAGCTAGATTTCTAAGTTCAGAAATAGCAAAATCTATTTTTAAGGAGGCGGAAAATGAGTTCCTAAATTATCAGGTAAAATTTAGCGAAAATCAAGATATACTAACCAAAACCCGTGAATTTTATATTAAGAGTTAA
- a CDS encoding TIR domain-containing protein — translation MQKNSRTLDKFHDGDTLNSPEGRLVKNLRAKKQKPSIFIGCSSEAHHIAREIQSFFNKSLFEVDTWKMSIFGGMHKDGTTLTISEHLKNFTDIYDFAIFLFVPDEEIQTKTRIIAGTQKVAESKGVKHNVIFEFGMFLGRLGAKRSIVLYHNGQEVRDFIELFFTDLKDDIGSPINDTKITNSFKLELYPFEGEYVDYINAEGTKEHSFNNDNLKKIVTDLQKKILKTQNEVDISFLPSTSLAFGYYNNFIKRLYEALKVLLKSNTDLKKLETDNRDISELILKKKEVIFYIIIPKKISEAKYNSIDKFKDKGFLVDKSLGVQKGRPVTIYVGKNGLSQTSEKLEIYDFPTTITSSIDAIKMVNKDKDIRELLAEKEKRNFIKVMESILAKNGTKIKNKNTIFRIEFIDLAKFKRQAEIWVTKQ, via the coding sequence ATGCAGAAAAATAGTCGAACATTAGACAAATTTCATGATGGCGATACGCTAAATAGTCCTGAAGGCAGGTTAGTTAAAAACCTTCGTGCTAAAAAGCAAAAACCCAGTATTTTTATTGGGTGTTCCTCTGAAGCACATCATATCGCCAGAGAAATTCAATCTTTTTTCAATAAAAGTTTGTTTGAAGTTGACACTTGGAAGATGAGTATTTTTGGGGGTATGCACAAAGATGGAACTACCTTGACAATTTCAGAACACCTAAAGAACTTCACAGACATTTATGATTTTGCCATTTTTCTTTTTGTCCCAGATGAAGAAATACAGACAAAAACTAGAATAATAGCAGGCACTCAGAAAGTGGCTGAAAGTAAAGGAGTTAAACATAATGTCATTTTTGAGTTTGGGATGTTTCTTGGAAGATTAGGTGCCAAAAGAAGCATAGTGTTATACCATAATGGCCAGGAGGTAAGGGATTTCATTGAGTTATTCTTCACAGATCTTAAAGACGACATAGGAAGCCCCATAAATGACACCAAGATCACGAATTCTTTTAAACTAGAACTTTATCCTTTTGAAGGAGAATATGTTGACTACATTAATGCTGAAGGCACAAAAGAACACTCTTTTAATAATGATAATCTTAAAAAAATAGTAACTGATCTTCAAAAGAAAATTCTTAAAACCCAAAACGAGGTAGACATTTCATTCTTGCCTTCTACATCTTTGGCTTTCGGTTATTACAATAATTTTATAAAAAGACTTTATGAAGCTCTTAAAGTACTTCTGAAATCGAATACTGATTTGAAGAAACTCGAGACAGATAATCGAGATATCTCTGAACTAATTTTAAAGAAAAAAGAAGTTATTTTTTACATAATCATACCCAAAAAAATATCCGAAGCTAAGTATAACTCCATTGATAAATTTAAGGACAAAGGGTTTCTTGTAGATAAAAGTTTAGGAGTTCAAAAAGGAAGACCTGTTACTATATATGTAGGCAAAAATGGTTTGTCTCAAACAAGTGAAAAACTTGAAATATATGATTTCCCAACAACCATAACATCTTCCATTGATGCAATCAAAATGGTAAATAAAGATAAGGATATTAGAGAATTATTGGCCGAGAAGGAAAAACGAAATTTCATTAAAGTCATGGAAAGTATTCTGGCCAAGAATGGGACAAAAATTAAAAATAAAAATACCATATTTCGAATTGAGTTTATTGATTTGGCAAAATTTAAAAGGCAAGCTGAGATATGGGTCACAAAACAATAG
- a CDS encoding NAD-binding protein: protein MGHKTIALTGHIDLILDDKPIIYDKLRAKFIELLNVNKSIVLLIGKAEGADQIAREIAVELGITIVDLDKQLKPIQGEPSGEYYRRQGEYLVKNATMLIALWDGIFSGKLGGTSDIVKMALDASSEKTIHHLICPRESNHFPVSNFAAEIINLKSKTFNRIPFTVHYSWVQFNTSVKRKSTWWTSLVSNAIKSVQSGLFWIYLLPILLILATLGLGSWGFTIKNPCDTALNHFFNALNLITFDGSVIDGKSNLQIDISRILGLLLVLSAFIYGFYIALEKQRIKLKRRLWRKDFYLISGLTEKSIRLAKNLANHSQVVLIYKNDETSQTNSLVNNDKIITIHADSSSKRILKGAYAFDAKKTFLMDEDETQNIRTAQELDSLSKTEKKTINSLFVHVNKDENRKLLQQTLSYQTLIKSHIFNTEENTVRRLLLLYPPDRFHQNEGTETPAITCVNIIIGWEELSQQLVLAFLRQGHFTHDKKLKIIILCKDSETEHTKFLNNYPLFDATLHEFKSIKQYTWGNIELIFKELPNSSYEWLKEDNSIITSIKKQNIINLYFTFKNSIESSAILDNILPKVNTLKKTNNCNLQAFYFYNFPDKSEENQTEEHFNKKAPDVFLKCFGNYRDECSLDYLQNSNIDTLAKLINAKYSGIAIDQITLKENKTITTTAIEKAWLNCSEKDKSSSRQAADHLWVKLRLLWPLINWKFDPITFEPDGEVKNILYNKKNIQIFAEIEHRRWCAEQLLWGYSPITEDASSKAYLEMTEKWNNDKAWKKSQQAELKHIDLVPFEELTMHEIQKDIEQLLAIPEFLRNVIKP, encoded by the coding sequence ATGGGTCACAAAACAATAGCACTAACAGGCCATATAGATTTAATTCTTGATGACAAACCAATCATCTATGATAAACTTAGGGCTAAGTTTATTGAGCTACTCAACGTCAATAAGTCTATTGTACTTTTAATTGGAAAAGCCGAAGGTGCTGATCAAATAGCTCGTGAAATAGCTGTAGAACTAGGTATTACCATAGTAGACCTAGACAAACAGCTTAAGCCCATTCAGGGAGAACCTAGCGGTGAATACTACCGAAGACAAGGCGAATACCTTGTCAAAAATGCTACCATGCTTATAGCTCTTTGGGATGGCATTTTTTCTGGCAAGCTGGGAGGTACCTCAGACATAGTAAAAATGGCTCTAGATGCCTCAAGTGAAAAAACAATTCACCATCTTATTTGCCCTAGAGAAAGTAACCATTTCCCCGTTTCTAATTTTGCTGCTGAAATAATAAATCTAAAGTCAAAAACCTTCAACAGAATTCCATTTACAGTTCATTATAGTTGGGTTCAATTTAACACTTCCGTAAAAAGAAAAAGTACCTGGTGGACTAGTCTAGTTTCAAATGCTATAAAATCTGTACAAAGTGGCCTCTTTTGGATATACCTTTTACCCATATTGCTTATTCTGGCTACTTTAGGGCTTGGTAGTTGGGGTTTCACTATTAAAAACCCCTGTGACACTGCCTTAAATCACTTTTTCAATGCCTTAAACCTTATCACTTTTGATGGCTCCGTGATAGATGGAAAATCCAACCTGCAAATTGATATTTCCAGAATTTTGGGATTACTTTTAGTCCTTTCTGCCTTTATCTATGGCTTTTATATTGCTTTAGAAAAGCAGCGTATTAAGCTTAAAAGAAGACTTTGGCGAAAAGACTTTTATCTTATCTCTGGTCTTACCGAAAAAAGCATACGACTGGCTAAAAACCTAGCAAATCATAGTCAGGTAGTATTGATTTATAAAAACGACGAAACCTCACAAACTAACAGCCTAGTAAATAATGATAAAATAATCACTATCCATGCAGATTCATCTTCAAAAAGAATCCTTAAAGGTGCCTATGCATTTGATGCCAAGAAAACCTTTTTAATGGATGAAGACGAAACGCAGAACATTCGCACAGCTCAAGAATTGGATTCCCTATCAAAAACGGAAAAGAAAACCATAAATTCTCTTTTTGTCCATGTAAACAAAGATGAAAACAGGAAACTCTTACAGCAAACTTTAAGCTATCAAACCCTTATTAAATCACATATTTTCAACACAGAAGAAAATACAGTCAGAAGGCTCTTATTATTATATCCGCCAGATAGATTTCATCAAAATGAGGGTACTGAAACACCAGCCATAACCTGTGTGAATATAATTATAGGTTGGGAAGAATTAAGTCAGCAATTAGTACTGGCTTTTCTTAGGCAAGGTCACTTTACTCATGACAAAAAACTTAAAATCATTATTCTTTGTAAAGATTCCGAGACTGAACATACCAAATTCTTAAATAATTACCCCCTTTTTGACGCTACCCTCCACGAGTTTAAAAGTATTAAACAATACACTTGGGGTAATATAGAACTGATATTTAAAGAATTGCCAAACTCTTCTTACGAATGGTTAAAAGAAGATAATTCCATTATAACTTCTATAAAAAAACAGAATATTATTAATCTCTATTTCACTTTTAAGAATTCTATAGAATCTTCGGCAATTTTGGATAATATATTACCAAAAGTAAACACCCTAAAAAAGACTAACAATTGTAATCTTCAAGCTTTCTACTTTTACAATTTTCCAGATAAAAGTGAAGAAAATCAGACTGAAGAACATTTCAACAAAAAGGCTCCTGACGTTTTCCTTAAATGCTTTGGAAACTACAGAGATGAATGCTCTCTGGACTATTTACAAAACAGCAATATAGACACCTTAGCAAAACTAATAAATGCCAAATATTCTGGAATAGCAATTGACCAGATCACACTAAAAGAAAACAAAACAATAACCACCACAGCAATAGAAAAAGCCTGGTTAAACTGCTCAGAAAAAGACAAAAGCAGCTCAAGACAGGCTGCAGATCATCTTTGGGTAAAACTGAGGCTTCTTTGGCCTTTAATTAATTGGAAATTTGACCCTATAACTTTTGAACCAGATGGGGAAGTTAAAAATATTCTTTATAATAAAAAAAACATTCAAATTTTCGCTGAGATAGAACATAGACGCTGGTGTGCAGAGCAATTGCTTTGGGGCTATTCTCCTATAACGGAAGATGCTTCTTCTAAGGCTTATCTAGAAATGACTGAAAAATGGAATAATGATAAAGCATGGAAAAAGAGCCAGCAGGCTGAGCTAAAACACATAGATCTTGTACCTTTTGAAGAATTAACAATGCACGAAATTCAAAAAGACATAGAACAACTTTTAGCAATTCCTGAATTTTTAAGAAATGTAATAAAACCATAA
- the cas2 gene encoding CRISPR-associated endonuclease Cas2 — protein sequence MVLYDITNNSIRKRIANRLIAEGYERLQLSVYLGNKNLKNDKKLWPVFCQWIEKDNGKMAIMKLPPTVVQNIHLEGEQMIDFEYLLGQKFCMFV from the coding sequence ATGGTTTTATATGATATAACTAATAATAGTATACGTAAAAGGATTGCCAATCGTTTGATTGCAGAAGGTTATGAACGTTTACAGTTATCGGTATATTTGGGAAATAAGAATTTAAAAAATGACAAGAAATTATGGCCAGTTTTTTGTCAATGGATAGAAAAAGATAATGGCAAGATGGCTATTATGAAATTGCCGCCAACAGTAGTGCAAAATATACATTTGGAGGGTGAACAAATGATTGATTTTGAGTACCTCCTAGGTCAGAAATTTTGTATGTTTGTTTAA